From a single Pararge aegeria chromosome 16, ilParAegt1.1, whole genome shotgun sequence genomic region:
- the LOC120630359 gene encoding probable tRNA N6-adenosine threonylcarbamoyltransferase, with amino-acid sequence MVIAIGFEGSANKLGIGIVKDGEILSNCRRTYITPPGEGFLPRETAEHHQQNIHEVLKEALDQSGIKPQDIDVVCYTKGPGMGAPLAVCAIVARTCALLWNKPILGVNHCIGHIEMGRLITKANNPTVLYVSGGNTQIIAYSRQRYRIFGETIDIAVGNCLDRFARVLKLSNAPSPGYNIEQMAKKGKKYLHLPYCVKGMDVSLSGILSYMEDRIEELLKDYTPEDLCYSLQETVFAMLVEITERAMAHCASDEVLIVGGVGCNERLQEMMGVMCQERNAKIFATDERFCIDNGVMIAHAGALAYAAGTRMEFKDATITQRYRTDDVLVTWRDD; translated from the exons atGGTTATAGCGATAGGATTTGAAGGAAGTGCTAATAAACTTGGTATAGGTATTGTTAAAGATGGCGAAATACTCTCGAATTGTAGACGAACCTATATCACACCACCCGGCGAAG gTTTTCTACCTAGAGAAACAGCAGAACATCACCAACAGAATATACATGAAGTACTAAAAGAAGCTCTTGACCAGTCAGGCATAAAACCTCAGGATATTGATGTTGTATGTTACACCAAGGGTCCTGGAATGGGCGCTCCACTGGCGGTGTGTGCTATCGTTGCACGGACCTGTGCTTTGCTGTGGAACAAACCTATACTTGGTGTTAATCATTGTATTGGAC ATATTGAGATGGGAAGGCTAATAACAAAAGCTAACAATCCAACAGTGCTATATGTGAGTGGAGGAAACACACAGATCATTGCATACTCCCGGCAGAGGTATAGGATATTCGGAGAGACCATTGACATTGCGGTCGGCAACTGCTTGGACAG atttgcgAGAGTTTTAAAGCTATCAAATGCACCCAGTCCAGGATACAATATTGAACAGATGGCgaagaaaggaaaaaaatatttacacctACCATACTGTGTTAAAG GAATGGATGTCAGTTTATCCGGTATACTTTCATACATGGAAGACAGAATAGAGGAATTACTTAAAGACTACACGCCAGAAGATCTCTGTTATTCTTTGCAAGAAACTGTGTTCGCTATGTTGGTGGAAATCACTGAGAGAGCCATGGCGCATTGTGCATCAGATGAG gttttaaTAGTTGGTGGCGTAGGTTGCAACGAACGTTTGCAAGAAATGATGGGCGTTATGTGTCAAGAGCGAAACGCGAAGATCTTCGCAACGGACGAGCGTTTCTGCATAGACAACGGAGTCATGATCGCACACGCGGGCGCTCTCGCATATGCGGCCGGCACTCGCATGGAGTTTAAAGATGCTACTATCACGCAGAGATATAGGACTGACGATGTTTTAGTTACGTGGCGTgatgattaa
- the LOC120630543 gene encoding respirasome Complex Assembly Factor 1: protein MSTKSKSSDSLTKSNGNDSIWKRALLPNAEWPDKEEFLDVIYWMRQAIGIILGLCWGLLPLKGFLGLLLFVIVNAAVIYVYVSSFQNVDEEEYGGMWEITKEGFMTSFAGFLVTWIIMFTGLHSTSEL from the exons ATGTCCACTAAAAGTAAATCATCAGATAGTTTGACTAAGAGTAATGGAAACGACAGTATTTGGAAAAGAGCGTTGTTACCCAATGCTGAATGGCCCGACAAG GAGGAGTTCCTTGACGTCATATATTGGATGCGACAAGCCATAGGCATTATTCTAGGCCTTTGTTGGGGACTGTTACCCTTGAAAGGATTTTTGGGTTTATTGCT TTTCGTGATTGTGAATGCAgcagttatttatgtatatgtgaGCAGCTTTCAAAATGTAGATGAAGAGGAGTATGGAGGAATGTGGGAAATCACTAAAGAGGGTTTCATGACTTCATTTGCCGGATTTTTG GTTACATGGATAATCATGTTCACAGGTCTTCACAGCACCAGTGAGTTATGA